In Populus trichocarpa isolate Nisqually-1 chromosome 12, P.trichocarpa_v4.1, whole genome shotgun sequence, a genomic segment contains:
- the LOC112323516 gene encoding uncharacterized protein LOC112323516, which yields MVREKDVCWEYAEKLDGNKVKCKFCLRILNGGISRLKHHLSRLPSKGVNPCSKVRDDVSDRVRAIIASKDDVKETGNAKKQKVVEGKSTVNVTSSRSLLTVEATAPTPVVAKVYPTVMPMPMAVPPLSSQENAEKNIALFFFENKLDFSVARSPSYQLMVDAIGKCGAGFTGPSADMLRTTWLERIKSEVSLQTKDAEKEWATTGCTIIADTWTDNKSRALINFLVSSPSRTFFHKSVDASSIFKNTKCLADLFDSVIQDFGAENVVQIIMDSSFNYTGIANHILQNYGTIFVSPCASQCLNLILEEFSKVDWVNKCILQAQTISKVIYNSVSILDLMKKFTGGQELIKTGITKPVSNFLSLQSMLKQRSRLKQMLNSPEFSMNSSYANNPKNIACIAIIEDGDFWRAVEESVAISEPFLKVMREVSGGKPAVGSIYELMTRAKESIRTYYIMDESKCKTFLDIVDRKWGGQLHSPLHSAAAFLNPSVQYNPEIKFLVSIKEDFFKVIEKLLPTPDMRRDITNQIFIFTRASGMFGCSLAMEARDTVAPGLWWEQFGDSAPVLQRVAIRILSQVCSTFTFEKHWSTFQQIHSEKRNKIDKETLNDLAYINYNLKLTRQMRTKPLEADPIQYDDIDMTSEWVEESDNPSPTQWLDRFGSALDGSDLNTRFNAAIFGSNDHLFGL from the exons a TGGTTCGAGAAAAAGATGTTTGCTGGGAATATGCTGAGAAATTAGATGGAAACAAGGTGAAATGTAAATTTTGTTTAAGGATTTTGAATGGTGGGATTAGTAGATTAAAGCATCATTTGTCTAGACTTCCGAGTAAAGGTGTGAATCCGTGTAGCAAAGTGAGGGATGATGTTAGTGATAGGGTAAGAGCTATAATAGCATCCAAGGATGATGTTAAAGAAACTGGCAATGCCAAGAAGCAGAAGGTTGTGGAGGGTAAATCTACGGTAAATGTTACTTCGAGTCGAAGTCTTTTGACCGTCGAAGCAACAGCTCCAACTCCGGTGGTGGCGAAAGTTTACCCTACTGTGATGCCAATGCCAATGGCAGTGCCACCTCTAAGCAGCCAAGAGAATGCTGAAAAAAACATTGCTCTCTTCTTTTTTGAGAATAAGTTGGATTTTAGTGTTGCTCGTTCTCCGTCGTATCAGCTAATGGTTGATGCAATTGGGAAATGTGGTGCGGGATTTACAGGGCCTTCGGCTGATATGTTGAGGACTACGTGGTTGGAAAGGATCAAGTCTGAAGTTAGTTTGCAAACGAAGGATGCCGAGAAAGAGTGGGCGACCACTGGTTGTACTATCATTGCTGACACATGGACGGATAACAAGTCTAGAGCTTTGATCAACTTCTTAGTTTCCTCTCCCTCCAGGACGTTTTTCCACAAGTCTGTAGATGCATCGTCTATCTTTAAGAACACCAAATGCCTTGCTGATTTATTTGATTCTGTTATTCAAGACTTTGGTGCTGAAAATGTTGTGCAGATAATTATGGATAGTAGTTTCAACTATACGGGTATTGCTAACCACATTCTTCAGAATTATGGAACCATTTTTGTGTCTCCTTGTGCTTCTCAATGCTTGAATTTGATCTTGGAGGAGTTCTCTAAAGTAGATTGGGTGAACAAATGCATCTTACAAGCACAAACCATATCAAAGGTTATATACAATAGTGTCTCAATACTCGATCTGATGAAAAAGTTTACCGGAGGGCAGGAACTAATCAAGACTGGTATCACGAAGCCTGTGTCGAATTTCCTCTCATTGCAATCGATGCTGAAGCAGAGGTCAAGATTGAAGCAAATGCTCAACAGCCCTGAGTTTTCTATGAATTCCTCGTATGcaaataatccaaaaaacataGCTTGTATTGCTATCATTGAGGATGGGGATTTCTGGAGGGCAGTGGAAGAAAGTGTGGCTATATCCGAGCCTTTTCTCAAAGTGATGAGGGAAGTATCAGGTGGTAAACCTGCTGTGGGTTCTATCTACGAGTTAATGACCAGGGCCAAGGAATCGATTAGGACTTACTACATAATGGATGAAAGCAAATGCAAGACCTTTTTAGACATAGTAGACAGAAAGTGGGGGGGTCAACTCCATTCACCTTTACATTCAGCAGCTGCATTCTTGAACCCCAGCGTCCAGTATAATCCAGAAATTAAATTCCTTGTATCTATTAAAGAAGACTTCTTCAAGGTTATAGAGAAGCTACTTCCTACACCTGATATGAGACGTGACATCACCaatcagatttttattttcacgaGGGCAAGTGGAATGTTTGGTTGTAGTCTAGCTATGGAGGCACGAGATACAGTTGCACCTG GGCTTTGGTGGGAACAATTTGGTGACTCTGCACCCGTGTTGCAACGAGTTGCCATCAGAATACTGAGTCAGGTTTGCAGCACGTTTACTTTCGAGAAACATTGGAGCACATTTCAGCAAATTCACTCTGAGAAACGCAATAAGATTGACAAAGAAACATTGAATGACCTTGCCTACATAAACTACAATCTCAAGTTAACAAGACAAATGAGAACAAAACCTTTAGAAGCCGATCCTATTCAATACGATGACATTGATATGACTTCAGAGTGGGTCGAGGAGAGTGATAACCCGAGTCCAACTCAATGGCTTGATCGCTTTGGTTCTGCTTTGGATGGCAGTGATTTGAACACGAGATTCAATGCTGCCATATTCGGTTCCAACGACCACCtttttggtttgtga
- the LOC7489804 gene encoding probable inactive receptor kinase At4g23740: MNMKRGLLFIFSAFLFFGEVLLSITADPVDDKQALLDFLHNILHSHPVNWHENTSVCNSWTGVSCSNDNSRVTALRLPGVGFRGPIPPNTLSRLSAIQILSLRSNGISGSFPYDEFSKLRNLTILFLQSNNFSGPLPSDFSIWNYLTILNLSNNGFNGRIPPSISNLTHLTALSLANNSLSGNIPDINVPSLQHLDLTNNNFTGSLPKSLQRFPSSAFSGNNLSSENALPPALPIHPPSSQPSKKSSKLSEPAILAIAIGGCVLGFVVLAFMIVVCHSKKRREGGLATKNKEVSLKKTASKSQEQNNRLFFFEHCSLAFDLEDLLRASAEVLGKGTFGIAYKAALEEATTVVVKRLKEVAVPKKEFEQQMIAVGSIRHVNVSPLRAYYYSKDERLMVYDFYEEGSVSAMLHVKRGEGHTPMDWETRLKIAIGAARGIAHIHTQNGGKLVHGNIKSSNIFLNSQGHGCVSDIGLASLMSPMPPPVMRAAGYRAPEVTDTRKATHASDVYSYGVFLLELLTGKSPMHTTGGDEVVHLVRWVNSVVREEWTAEVFDLELLRYPNIEEEMVEMLQIGLSCVVRMPEQRPKMPDVVKMVEEIRQVSTENPPSSDSKLEISVATPSPQAAEVGSTSSVQ; encoded by the exons ATGAACATGAAAAGAGGTCTGCTGTTCATTTTCTCAGCATTCCTCTTCTTTGGAGAAGTTCTCTTGTCAATCACTGCTGACCCAGTTGATGATAAACAAGCTTTATTGGATTTCCTTCACAATATTCTTCACTCTCACCCTGTCAATTGGCATGAGAATACTTCTGTGTGCAATAGCTGGACAGGTGTGTCCTGTAGCAATGATAACTCTAGAGTTACAGCCCTCAGGTTGCCTGGAGTCGGTTTTCGTGGCCCAATTCCACCCAACACTCTTAGTCGTTTGTCAGCAATTCAGATCCTAAGCCTCAGATCTAATGGTATATCAGGTTCTTTCCCTTATGATGAATTCTCCAAGCTCAGAAACTTAactatcctttttcttcaatccAACAACTTCTCTGGCCCATTGCCTTCAGATTTCTCAATTTGGAATTATCTCACTATTCTTAATCTTTCCAATAATGGCTTCAATGGGAGAATTCCACCTTCAATATCAAATTTGACTCACCTCACAGCTTTGAGCCTTGCTAACAACTCCCTTTCAGGCAATATTCCCGATATAAATGTTCCTAGTTTACAACATCTAGATTTAACCAACAATAATTTTACAGGAAGTTTGCCTAAGTCTCTTCAAAGATTTCCAAGTTCTGCATTTTCTGGTAACAATCTTTCATCAGAAAATGCCCTTCCTCCTGCTCTTCCAATTCATCCACCAAGTTCCCAACCATcaaaaaaatcctcaaaattAAGTGAACCTGCAATATTGGCGATTGCTATTGGTGGCTGTGTACTGGGATTTGTGGTTCTTGCTTTTATGATTGTTGTTTGCCACTCTAAGAAACGAAGGGAAGGTGGGTTAGCAACAAAGAACAAAGAGGTGTCTTTGAAGAAAACAGCTTCAAAGAGCCAAGAGCAGAACAACAGGCTATTCTTTTTCGAGCATTGTAGTCTTGCATTTGACTTGGAGGACTTGTTGAGAGCATCTGCAGAGGTTCTTGGTAAGGGAACGTTTGGGATAGCTTATAAGGCCGCACTCGAGGAGGCAACCACAGTGGTGGTGAAGAGGTTGAAGGAAGTGGCTGTGCCAAAAAAGGAGTTTGAGCAGCAAATGATTGCCGTTGGGAGTATTAGGCATGTGAATGTGTCTCCATTAAGGGCGTATTACTATTCCAAGGATGAGAGACTAATGGTCTATGATTTCTATGAAGAGGGCAGTGTGTCTGCAATGCTACATG TTAAGAGAGGGGAGGGCCATACTCCTATGGACTGGGAAACAAGGCTGAAAATTGCAATTGGTGCAGCAAGGGGCATTGCTCATATCCACACACAGAATGGTGGCAAACTTGTCCATGGAAACATAAAATCCTCAAACATTTTCCTCAATTCCCAAGGACATGGCTGCGTATCAGATATCGGTTTGGCATCATTGATGAGCCCAATGCCCCCGCCAGTAATGAGGGCTGCAGGCTATCGTGCCCCAGAAGTAACAGACACCAGGAAAGCAACCCATGCATCTGATGTCTACAGTTATGGGGTTTTTCTGCTTGAGCTTCTCACTGGAAAATCCCCCATGCATACCACAGGTGGTGATGAGGTTGTTCACTTGGTGAGGTGGGTGAATTCTGTGGTAAGAGAAGAGTGGACTGCTGAAGTATTTGATTTAGAGCTGTTAAGGTATCCTAATATTGAGGAGGAAATGGTGGAGATGCTACAGATAGGACTGTCTTGTGTAGTGAGGATGCCAGAGCAGAGACCCAAAATGCCTGATGTGGTGAAAATGGTGGAGGAAATTCGGCAAGTAAGTACCGAAAACCCACCATCCTCTGACAGTAAACTAGAAATTTCAGTTGCAACCCCATCACCACAAGCAGCTGAAGTAGGTTCTACCTCTTCTGTTCAATAG
- the LOC7485211 gene encoding uncharacterized protein LOC7485211, whose product MNRYNRRVQVPDLQLPKYDNVEERVDGEEGDDSNNNGVARLITTENNVSDDQEPFMGVKVRRKASRHRDIKGDYLDVPSHSYLMKILQKQGDKQVLFADKVLKFTGSGKMKQRILLITDFAIYIIDPEINALKRRIALAAVEKICLSELSDNFFAIIIPTEYDLLMASTRKTEIVTVLVEATRSASDYELEVAFSNSFEYNADAELVKVIEFEEVEGGVKTRITRK is encoded by the exons ATGAACCGATACAACCGGCGAGTCCAAGTCCCCGATTTACAGCTCCCCAAATACGACAACGTAGAAGAACGTGTCGATGGAGAAGAAGGAGACGATAGTAATAACAACGGAGTAGCGCGATTAATAACAACAGAGAACAATGTGAGTGACGATCAAGAACCATTCATGGGTGTTAAAGTTCGAAGAAAAGCATCTCGTCATAGAGATATTAAAGGGGATTATCTTGATGTTCCTTCTCATTCTTATTTGATGAAGATTTTGCAGAAGCAAG gtGACAAGCAGGTCCTCTTTGCCGATAAAGTTTTGAAATTCACAGGTTCAGGGAAGATGAAACAACGCATATTGTTAATAACTGACTTTGCCATTTACATTATTGACCCAGAGATTAATGCTCTTAAACGACGGATAGCTCTGGCAGCTGTAGAAAAGATATGTTTGAGTGAATTGAGTGATAATTTCTTTGCAATTATTATTCCAACAGAGTATGATCTTCTTATGGCCAGTACTCGAAAGACTGAAATAGTTACTGTGTTAGTTGAAGCTACCAGGAGCGCTTCTGACTATGAACTTGAGGTGGCTTTTTCCAATAG CTTTGAGTACAATGCGGATGCTGAATTGGTAAAAGTAATTGAGTTTGAGGAAGTTGAAG GTGGTGTAAAAACCAGAATCACAAGGAAGTGA